One part of the Hippoglossus hippoglossus isolate fHipHip1 chromosome 11, fHipHip1.pri, whole genome shotgun sequence genome encodes these proteins:
- the chd4a gene encoding chromodomain-helicase-DNA-binding protein 4a isoform X4, with amino-acid sequence MSGSEDERDEYGAPEERLLHDDDEEEISENETPKVKKKKKAKKSRESKGSKRRSRREELPISSPEHMDVGGAEEVEGGVAVHRTDSEGSDYTPGRKKKKRASSGKEKKRSSSGAERSSSKKKEPEPEEDDDDDDDDSSEPKSSSQLLDDWGMEDIDHVFTEEDYRSLTNYKAFSQFVRPLIAAKNPKIAVSKMMMVLGAKWREFSTNNPLRGAAAANAALATANVPAAVDNMVAEVVPIAPPPPAPVEPPPPPAPPLRKAKTKEGKGPNARKKTKPTPKPQDKKNNAKTKKVAPLKIKLGGFNSKRKRSSSEEDEPEVDSDFEDGSMNSVSVSEGSNSRSSRTKKKQSSKSKPKKKKEAEDGDGYETDHQDYCEVCQQGGEIILCDTCPRAYHMVCLDPDMEKAPEGTWSCPHCEKEGIQWEAREEVSEVEEDPVEAEMEEDDHHMEFCRVCKDGGELLCCDSCPSSYHIHCLNPPLPEIPNGEWICPRCTCAPIKGKIQKILTWRWGAIPPPTPVPRPPELAADAPDPSPLVGRPDREFFAKWSSMSYWHCSWVTELQLELHCQVMFRNYQRKNDMDEPPPIDSGEGEENKSLKRKSKDPMYAQLEEKYLRFGIKMEWLMIHRIINHSVDRKNNVHYLIKWRELAYDQATWEADDMDVPEFDPYKVQYWHHRELMMGDEGRPGKKIKVKGRFKRPDRPPENPVIDPTIKFERQPEYLDVTGGTLHPYQLEGLNWLRFSWAQGTDTILADEMGLGKTVQTAVFLSSLYKEGHSKGPFLVSAPLSTIINWEREFEMWAPDIYVVTYVGDKDSRAVIRENEFSYEDNAIRGGKKASRMKKDSAVKFHVLLTSYELITIDMAILGSIDWACLVVDEAHRLKNNQSKFFRVLNNYPLQHKLLLTGTPLQNNLEELFHLLNFLTPLRFSNLEGFLEEFADIAKEDQIKKLHDMLGPHMLRRLKADVFKHMPSKTELILRVELSPMQKKYYKFILTKNFEALNTKGGGNQVSLLNVVMDLKKCCNHPYLFPAAAMEAPRMPNGMYDGGALVKGAGKLTLLQKMMRKLKNGGHRVLIFSQMTKMLDLLEDFLENEGYKYERIDGGITGGMRQEAIDRFNAPGAPQFAFLLSTRAGGLGINLATADTVVIYDSDWNPHNDIQAFSRAHRIGQNKKVMIYRFVTKASVEERITQVAKKKMMLTHLVVRPGLGSKTGSMSKQELDDILKFGTEQLFKDELEGFHRSNNKEEDSSIIHYDDKAIDRLLDRNQDATDDTELQSMNEYLSSFKVAQYVVKDEEEEEEEVQREIIKQEESVDPDYWEKLLRHHYEQQQEDLARNLGKGKRIRKQVNYNDGSQEDRADWQDDQSDGQSDYSVASEEGDEDFDERSEANSRRPNRKGLRNDKDKPLPPLLARVGGNIEVLGFNSRQRKAFLNAVMRYGMPPQDAFTTQWLVRDLRGKSEKEFKAYVSLFMRHLCEPGADGAETFADGVPREGLSRQHVLTRIGVMSLIRKKVQEFEHVNGQWSMPWMAELEENKRAAAQPESPGKTPSTGTPADTQPNTPAPVDESLKSDEALKEGEKEVKKEVEAEKNSKEPAKVSDEVIAIPDDDEKSPPAAEEEEKKKNGEEPMETDKPSKGEAESAKEKEGETEEKKEKEKEKEKEGVSEKKSPEAAEETKTPSEEKTDAAEVKPEDVEVKAEEKKEDKTEKMETTPAADEKKAADTKEEKETPKEEATAKLQNGESKESAAPTPAAAAATAATPAAAAATAAAGATAPAAAATAAAVSEEKKKAKTRFMFNIADGGFTELHSLWQNEERAATVTKKTNEIWHRRHDYWLLAGIIQHGYARWQDIQNDVKFAILNEPFKGEMNRGNFLEIKNKFLARRFKLLEQALVIEEQLRRAAYLNMSEDPSHPSMALNTRFSEVECLAESHQHLSKESMSGNKPANAVLHKVLKQLEELLSDMKADVTRLPATIARIPPVAVRLQMSERNILSRLASRGPETQTQAQTQQMSQQ; translated from the exons ATGTCTGGAAGCGAGGACGAGCGGGATGAGTACGGAGCCCCGGAGGAGCGGTTACTGCACG ATGACGATGAGGAGGAGATCTCGGAGAACGAGACTCcgaaggtgaagaagaagaaaaaggccaagaagagcagagagagtaaAGGCAGCAAGAGGCGGTCGCGCAgagag GAACTTCCCATCAGCTCCCCGGAGCACATGGACGTCGGAGGGGCCGAAGAGGTGGAAGGTGGTGTCGCTGTGCACCGCACGGACAGCGAGGGCAGCGACTACACTCCAGGgcgcaagaagaagaagagggccAGCAGTggcaaggagaagaagaggagcagctcCGGGGCCGAGCGGAGCTCCTCCAAGAAGAAGGAGCCGGAGCCCGAGGAAgacgatgacgacgacgatgacgacAGCTCG GAGCCAAAGTCTTCATCCCAGCTGCTGGATGACTGGGGAATGGAGGACATTGACCACGTTTTCACTGAGGAAGACTACCGCTCTCTGACCAACTACAAGGCCTTCAGCCAGTTCGTCAg GCCCCTCATCGCAGCCAAGAACCCCAAGATCGCAGTGTCCAAGATGATGATGGTTCTGGGCGCCAAGTGGCGTGAGTTCAGCACCAACAACCCGCTAAGGGGAGCCGCTGCTGCCAACGCCGCCCTGGCCACCGCCAACGTACCTGCCGCTGTGGACAACATGGTGGCAGAGGTTGTCCCGATTGCCCCTCCACCTCCGGCCCCAGTAGAGCCCCCGCCGCCGCCTGCGCCGCCGCTACGGAAGGCCAAGACCAAGGAAGGCAAAG GTCCGAACGCCCGCAAGAAGACAAAACCTACGCCGAAGCctcaagacaaaaaaaataatgccAAGACCAAGAAAGTGGCTCCTCTCAAAATCAAACTTGGCGGCTTCAACAGCAAAAGGAAACGCTCGTCG AGCGAAGAGGACGAGCCTGAAGTAGACAGCGACTTCGAGGACGGCAGCATGAACAGTGTCTCCGTCTCAGAGGGATCGAACAGTCGCAGCAGCCGAACCAAAAAGAAGCAGTCGTCCAAGAGCAAacccaagaagaagaaag AAGCTGAGGATGGAGACGGGTATGAGACGGACCACCAGGATTACTGCGAGGTGTGTCAGCAGGGCGGCGAGATCATCCTGTGTGACACTTGTCCGAGAGCGTACCACATGGTCTGCCTGGACCCCGACATGGAGAAGGCCCCCGAGGGCACCTGGAGCTGCCCGCACTGT GAGAAGGAGGGCATCCAGTGGGAggccagggaggaagtctcAGAGGTCGAGGAGGACCCCGTCGAGGCAGAAATGGAGGAGGACGACCACCACATGGAGTTCTGCAGGGTCTGCAAAGACGGAGGAGAGCTGCTCTGCTGCGACTCGTGCCCCTCGTCCTACCACATCCACTGCCTCAACCCGCCGCTCCCGGAGATCCCCAACGGAGAGTGGATCTGCCCGCGCTGCACG tgtGCCCCCATAAAGGGGAAGATCCAAAAGATCCTGACTTGGCGTTGGGGCGCCATTCCTCCCCCCACTCCTGTCCCTCGCCCTCCGGAGCTTGCAGCAGACGCCCCCGACCCCTCCCCGCTGGTAGGGCGGCCGGACAGGGAGTTCTTCGCCAAGTGGTCCAGCATGTCGTACTGGCACTGCTCCTGGGTCACAGAGCTCCAG ctGGAACTCCACTGCCAGGTGATGTTCAGGAACTACCAGAGGAAGAACGACATGGACGAGCCGCCGCCCATCGACTCTGGCGAAGGGGAGGAGAACAAGAGCTTGAAAAGGAAAAGCAAGGACCCCATGTACgcacagctggaggagaagtACCTCCGCTTCGGGATCAAGATGGAGTGGCTGATGATCCACCGCATCATCAACCACAG TGTGGACAGAAAGAACAACGTCCACTACCTGATCAAGTGGCGAGAGCTGGCGTACGACCAGGCGACGTGGGAGGCCGACGACATGGACGTTCCCGAGTTTGACCCGTACAAAGTGCAGTACTGGCACCACAG GGAGCTGATGATGGGAGACGAGGGGAGACCCGGCAAGAAGATAAAGGTCAAAGGACGATTCAAGCGTCCGGACAGGCCTCCAGAGAACCCCGTCATAGAC CCGACGATAAAGTTTGAGCGTCAGCCGGAGTACCTGGACGTCACGGGCGGGACGCTGCACCCCTACCAGCTGGAGGGTCTGAACTGGCTGCGGTTCTCCTGGGCTCAGGGCACAGACACCATCCTGGCTGACGAGATGGGGCTGGGGAAGACGGTGCAGACGGCCGTCTTCCTCTCCTCGCTGTACAAAGAG GGCCACTCCAAGGGGCCGTTCCTGGTCAGCGCGCCGCTCTCCACCATCATCAACTGGGAGCGAGAGTTTGAAATGTGGGCGCCCGACATTTATGTTGTGACATACGTTGGCGACAAAGACAGCAGGGCCGTCATCCGAGAGAACGAGTTCTCCTACGAGGACAACGCCATCCGAGGAGGGAAGAAGGCCTCCAGGATGAAG AAAGACTCGGCAGTCAAGTTCCACGTCCTGCTGACGTCCTACGAGCTGATCACCATCGACATGGCGATCCTGGGCTCCATAGACTGGGCCTGCCTGGTGGTGGATGAGGCTCACAGGCTGAAAAACAACCAGTCCAAG TTTTTCCGGGTGTTGAACAACTACCCTCTGCAgcacaagctgctgctgactgGAACTCCTCTGCAGAACAACCTGGAGGAGCTTTTCCACTTGCTCAACTTCCTCACACCTCTGCGGTTCAG TAACCTGGAAGGCTTCCTGGAGGAGTTCGCCGACATCGCCAAGGAGGACCAGATCAAGAAGCTGCACGACATGCTGGGTCCGCACATGCTCAGGAGGCTGAAGGCCGACGTCTTCAAGCACATGCCCTCCAAGACCGAGCTCATCCTGCGAGTGGAGCTCAGCCCCATGCAGAA GAAGTACTACAAATTCATCCTGACAAAAAACTTTGAGGCCCTGAACACCAAAGGTGGAGGAAACCAGGTTTCTCTGCTCAACGTGGTCATGGACCTGAAGAAATGCTGCAACCACCCCTACCTCTTCCCTGCGGCCGCTATG GAAGCTCCGAGGATGCCCAACGGGATGTACGACGGCGGCGCTCTCGTTAAGGGTGCCGGGAAACTGACGTTGCTGCAGAAGATGATGAGGAAGCTGAAGAATGGAGGACACAGAGTACTTATCTTTTCACAG ATGACGAAGATGTTGGACCTGCTGGAGGATTTCCTGGAGAACGAGGGCTACAAGTACGAGAGGATCGACGGAGGAATCACAGGCGGGATGAGACAGGAAGCCATCGATCGCTTCAACG CTCCTGGAGCCCCTCAGTTCGCCTTCCTGCTCTCAACGAGAGCCGGAGGTCTGGGTATCAACTTGGCCACCGCTGACACCGTCGTGATCTACGACTCGGACTGGAACCCTCACAACGACATCCAG GCCTTCAGCCGAGCTCATCGTATCGGTCAGAACAAGAAGGTGATGATCTACCGCTTCGTTACCAAGgcctctgtggaggagaggatcACTCAG GTCGCCAAGAAGAAGATGATGCTGACTCACCTGGTGGTCAGACCTGGCCTCGGATCCAAGACCGGCTCAATGTCCAAACAGGAGCTGGACGACATCCTCAAGTTCGGAACCGAGCAGCTCTTCAAGGACGAGTTAGAGG GTTTTCACCGGTCTAACAACAAGGAGGAGGACAGCAGCATCATTCACTACGACGACAAGGCCATCGACCGGCTGCTGGACAGAAACCAGGACGCCACCGACGACACGGAGCTGCAGAGCATGAACGAGTACCTGAGCTCCTTCAAGGTGGCTCAGTACGTGGtcaaagacgaggaggaggag gaggaggaggtgcagcggGAGATCATAAAGCAGGAAGAGAGCGTGGATCCCGACTACTGGGAGAAGCTGCTGCGTCACCACtacgagcagcagcaggaggatctGGCCCGAAACCTCGGCAAAGGCAAACGAATCCGCAAGCAGGTCAACTACAACGACGGCTCCCAAGAAGACAGAG CTGATTGGCAGGATGACCAATCCGACGGCCAATCGGATTACTCTGTGGCCTCAGAGGAAGGAGACGAGGACTTTGACGAGCGATCAGAAG ctaaCTCCCGCAGGCCGAACAGGAAGGGCCTCCGCAACGACAAGGACAAACCACTGCCCCCCCTGCTGGCCAGGGTGGGAGGCAACATCGAG GTGTTGGGTTTCAACTCTCGGCAGAGGAAGGCCTTCCTGAACGCAGTGATGCGTTATGGGATGCCTCCCCAGGATGCCTTCACCACCCAGTGGCTGGTCCGAGACCTGCGAGGGAAGTCTGAGAAAGAGTTCAA ggcCTACGTCTCTCTGTTCATGCGTCACCTTTGCGAGCCCGGAGCTGATGGCGCCGAGACCTTCGCAGACGGCGTCCCCAGGGAAGGGTTGTCACGGCAACATGTCCTCACCCGTATCGGCGTGATGTCGCTTATTCGAAAGAAG GTGCAGGAGTTTGAGCACGTGAACGGTCAGTGGTCGATGCCGTGGATGGCCGAGCTGGAGGAGAACAAGAGGGCGGCAGCTCAGCCCGAGTCGCCCGGGAAAACCCCGTCCACCGGAACCCCCGCTGACACGCAGCCCAACACTCCTGctccag ttgaCGAGTCGCTAAAGAGCGACGAGGCTttgaaggaaggagagaaggaggtgaagaaagaggTCGAGGCAGAAAAGAACAGCAAAGAGCCGGCGAAGGTGTCGGACGAG GTGATCGCGATTCCAGACGATGACGAGAAGAGTCCGCCAgcagcggaggaagaggagaagaagaagaacgggGAGGAGCCGATGGAGACGGACAAACCCAGcaaaggagaagcagagagcgcgaaagagaaggagggcgagacggaggagaagaaggagaaagagaaggagaaggagaaagaaggcGTGAGCGAGAAGAAAAGTCcggaggcagcagaggaaacaaagactCCTTCAGAGGAAAAGACGGACGCGGCAGAGGTCAAACCTGAGGACGTGGAGGTCAAAG cagaagaaaagaaagaagacaaGACAGAAAAGATGGAAACAACACCGGCTGCAGACGAAAAGAAA GCAGCCGATacgaaggaggagaaagagactcCGAAGGAGGAGGCGACGGCCAAACTGCAGAACGGCGAAAGCAAGGAGAGCGCCGCCCCCACccccgctgctgccgctgccactgctgccacccccgccgccgccgctgccacTGCTGCCGCTGGCGCCACTGCCCCCGCCGCCGCTGCCACTGCTGCAGCCGTCagcgaggagaagaagaaggcgAAGACCAGGTTCATGTTCAACATCGCAGACGGAGGATTCAcag AGTTGCACTCCTTGTGGCAGAACGAGGAGCGCGCTGCCACGGTTACCAAGAAAACCAATGAGATTTGGCATCGTCGCCATGACTACTGGCTGCTGGCCGGCATCATACA ACACGGCTACGCTCGCTGGCAGGACATCCAGAACGACGTGAAGTTCGCCATCCTCAACGAGCCCTTCAAGGGGGAGATGAACCGAGGGAACTTCCTGGAAATCAAGAACAAGTTCCTCGCCAGACGCTTCAAG CTGTTGGAGCAGGCGCTGGTGATCGAGGAGCAGCTGCGCCGCGCCGCCTACCTCAACATGTCGGAGGACCCCTCCCACCCCTCCATGGCCCTCAACACGCGCTTCAGCGAGGTGGAGTGTCTGGCAGAGTCGCACCAGCACCTCAGCAAAGAGTCCATGTCCGGGAACAAGCCGGCCAACGCCGTCCTGCACAAAG tGCTGAAGCAGTtggaggagctgctgagtgACATGAAGGCAGATGTCACCCGTCTCCCAGCAACCATCGCCCGGATACCGCCGGTCGCCGTGCGGCTCCAGATGTCCGAGAGGAACATTCTGAGCCGGCTGGCGAGCCGAGGCCCCGAGACACAGACGcaggcacagacacaacag ATGTCGCAGCAGTAA